The sequence GAGGTGCGGCTGTTCCGTAAATTCGACGCATATCTCGCTGCGGAGGAAATCGGCAGCGGCCGGGTATCGGGCATGTCTGCGGTGGCCGTCACACTGGAACGGCTGCTGACGGAGTTCGAAAGAAGCGGACGGACCGTGCCCGAAACGTTCCGCACATTGCTTGCCGGCGGGGGACCGGTGCCCGTCAATTACCTGGAGCGGGCGCAGCGGATCGGTCTGCCGGTCCTGCAGACATACGGGATGACGGAGACCAGTTCGCAGACCGCCACCCTGTCAGCAGGAGATGCCCTCCGCAAGATCGGGTCCGCCGGGAAGCCGCTGTTCTTCTCGGATATCCGGATCGAGGGAGCGGCCGGGCCCGGCAGCAGGGGGGAGATATTGATCCGGGGACCGCACGTGACGAAAGGGTATGTCGGCCGTCATTCCGGAAAAGGTGCCCTGCAGGATGGATGGCTCCATTCCGGGGACATCGGTTATTTCGACGAGGACGGCTTCCTGTTCGTCTCCGACCGCCGAAGCGACCTGATCATCTCGGGCGGGGAAAACATCTACCCTGCTGAAATCGAGGAAGTGCTCGCCGCGCATCCCGCCGTCAAAGAGGCCGGCGTCTGTGCTATGCGGGATGAGAAGTGGGGGGCTGTGCCTGCTGCATTCATCAAGACGACCGGACCGCAGCAGCTTGCCCCTGAGGACCTGGAAACCTTCTGTAGGGAGCGGCTGGCCGCCTATAAAGTTCCGAAGGTATTCCGTTTCATCGAGGAGATGCCGCGCAACTCATCGAATAAGCTGATGCGCAGCAGACTCCGTGAACTGGCTGCGGACGAAAACGTGGATAGACAGCATTAAAAAGGCAGGGAAAGAGCCGGATAGCTCCTTTCCCTGCCTTTTTTCAGTTTAATACACTTGTGAGCACTTCAATATTCCGGCGTTGGAGTGTGAAGTAGTCTTCGTCCTTTGCGATGTCCTCCTCCGTCAACACGGACAGGTTGTGGAGAACGGCTGAATCGGCGCCGATTTCATCCTGAACGACTTTTGTCAGTTTCGAGCTGACATTCTGCTCGAATAATATTGTCTTCACATGCTTTTCCTTAGCTTCTGCAACGATGGCAGCAAGCTGTTTCTGGGACGGCTCGCTCTGTGTGTTCAAGCCGGCAATCGCCACTTGTTCAAGGCCGTATTGGTGTGCAAGATAGCCGTAAGCGGCGTGGGAGACGAAGAATGTTTTCGAAGAGGCACTGTCACTCATCTGTCGGAACTCATCATCGAGTTTTTCGAGATCTTTCTTCAGCTCTTCGAAATTCTTCTCGTATAACTCCTTGTTTTCGGGTGCCTGCTCGGTCAGCCCATCTTTGACAGCCTCCGCAAGGTCTGCACTGAGGACAGGGGAAATCCAGACGTGCGGGTCCATCTCCCCGTGATGATGGCCGTCTTCATGTTCTTTATCTCCATCGTGATGATGGCCTCCCATCAAGCTGGACGGATCGATGTTCTCTGAAGCCGCAATCATCTTCACGTGCTGATCTTTCAGTGTCTTTTCGGCATTATCGACAAATCCTTCAAGGCCGAGTCCGACATAGAAGAACAAGTCGGCATCCGCAAGCTTCATCATCTCTTTCTGCGTCGGTTCGAAAGTATGCTCATCCGTACCAGCCGGATAGATCGTCTTTACTGATACAGTGTCACCACCGATCCGTCCTGCGAAGTACTGCAGCGGATAGACGGTTGTGTAGACAGAGATTTTACCTTCAGCACCTTCAGATGCAGCCTTATCATCGTTTTTGCCGCATGCACCCAAGGCGAGCAGCAGGATGATCAGGAACACGGCAGCCGCCCATTTGCTATGTTTCATCAGAATACCTCCAATTAGTAATCATTACGATTTAAAAAGCGCCTGTCTAT comes from Sporosarcina trichiuri and encodes:
- a CDS encoding metal ABC transporter solute-binding protein, Zn/Mn family, which translates into the protein MKHSKWAAAVFLIILLLALGACGKNDDKAASEGAEGKISVYTTVYPLQYFAGRIGGDTVSVKTIYPAGTDEHTFEPTQKEMMKLADADLFFYVGLGLEGFVDNAEKTLKDQHVKMIAASENIDPSSLMGGHHHDGDKEHEDGHHHGEMDPHVWISPVLSADLAEAVKDGLTEQAPENKELYEKNFEELKKDLEKLDDEFRQMSDSASSKTFFVSHAAYGYLAHQYGLEQVAIAGLNTQSEPSQKQLAAIVAEAKEKHVKTILFEQNVSSKLTKVVQDEIGADSAVLHNLSVLTEEDIAKDEDYFTLQRRNIEVLTSVLN
- a CDS encoding o-succinylbenzoate--CoA ligase, with product MIPNWLMKRASLSPEAPALSFEGETLSYAELYDRAMDHAGKLRAAGLHAGSRAALLGGTSAEMAVLIHGCLLAGVEMVLLNVRLTAEEIGYQLGDAAADLLICEDFCIPQTGSANCGALSYSDFSRLPAHPVEPEREWQDDRTLTIMYTSGTTGFPKGVRQTAGNHTASAVSAVLNSGLRDGDAWLHMMPLFHISGFSILARAVLYGTEVRLFRKFDAYLAAEEIGSGRVSGMSAVAVTLERLLTEFERSGRTVPETFRTLLAGGGPVPVNYLERAQRIGLPVLQTYGMTETSSQTATLSAGDALRKIGSAGKPLFFSDIRIEGAAGPGSRGEILIRGPHVTKGYVGRHSGKGALQDGWLHSGDIGYFDEDGFLFVSDRRSDLIISGGENIYPAEIEEVLAAHPAVKEAGVCAMRDEKWGAVPAAFIKTTGPQQLAPEDLETFCRERLAAYKVPKVFRFIEEMPRNSSNKLMRSRLRELAADENVDRQH